The Polaribacter tangerinus genome has a segment encoding these proteins:
- a CDS encoding penicillin-binding protein 1A: MTKKETVSFKKYLKWFWGIILGGFTIILVLFLYTAWDPFNVLPSFEELENPQTNLATEVISIDGKTIGKYATENRTPIHFRELPDNLVNALVATEDERFYEHSGIDFRGTARAVLKPGSGGASTITQQLAKNLFTKQRSSNKIKRVLQKMKEWVVATKLEKQYTKQEIIAMYLNTQGFLFNASGIRSAARIYFGKEAKDLDLQESAILVAMLKNPRQYNPNREVSKKKSLQRRNVVFAQMFKNGFLSEKEKDSLQKLPLKINYTPENHNEGYATYFRGHLQKVMRSWVKTHPKPNGEEYDIFRDGLKIYVTLDSRMQQYAEEAVTEHMQNLQHYFFKEQKRNRTAPFYDIEKSDIDRILERAKKNSDRYKRLKQAGKSSKYIDEVFKKKTAMKVFSYKGDLDTIMSPLDSIKYYKYFLRSGLLSIEPQTGHIKAWVGGVNYKHFKYDAVEQQKRQVGSTFKPFVYATAINQLKMSPCDEFPNVHYTIPKGKYGIPEEWMPDNSNNKYGGMLTLKAGLAGSVNTMSARLVDKVTPENVVRLAKSAGIESDIPANPSIALGAVELSLIEMVSAYATFANKGLRVSPMIITRIEDKNGTVLEEFTPQTQEVLSEESAYVVLNLLEGVTESGSGVRLRTSHTSGGKAVTGFPYYFKNPIAGKTGTTQNQSDGWFMGIVPNLATGVWTGGEDRSTHFAGITKGQGATMSLPSWALFMRKCYADTSLNISMEEFEKPENLSIRVDCGELADADKNKEKDNQIIEEDTDF, from the coding sequence ATGACAAAAAAAGAGACAGTAAGTTTTAAAAAATATCTAAAATGGTTTTGGGGGATTATTTTAGGGGGTTTTACTATTATTCTAGTATTATTTTTATATACCGCTTGGGATCCTTTTAACGTTTTGCCCTCTTTTGAAGAATTAGAAAATCCGCAAACTAATTTAGCTACAGAAGTTATATCTATAGATGGTAAAACAATCGGTAAATATGCTACAGAAAACAGAACACCTATCCATTTTAGAGAGTTACCAGACAACTTAGTAAATGCATTGGTGGCAACAGAAGACGAGCGTTTTTATGAGCACTCCGGCATCGACTTTAGAGGTACTGCAAGAGCTGTTTTAAAGCCAGGAAGTGGTGGTGCAAGTACTATTACACAACAATTGGCCAAAAATTTATTTACCAAACAACGGTCTAGCAATAAAATAAAAAGAGTATTGCAGAAAATGAAAGAGTGGGTGGTTGCTACAAAACTAGAAAAGCAATATACAAAGCAAGAAATTATTGCAATGTATTTAAACACGCAAGGTTTTTTGTTTAATGCCTCCGGAATTCGCTCTGCTGCAAGAATTTATTTTGGTAAAGAAGCAAAAGATTTAGATTTGCAAGAATCTGCTATTTTAGTAGCCATGCTAAAAAATCCAAGACAATACAATCCGAATAGAGAGGTATCTAAGAAAAAATCTTTACAGCGTAGAAATGTTGTTTTTGCACAAATGTTCAAAAACGGATTTTTATCAGAAAAAGAAAAAGATTCTTTACAAAAGTTGCCTTTAAAAATTAACTACACACCAGAAAATCATAACGAAGGGTATGCCACGTATTTTAGAGGACACTTGCAAAAAGTTATGAGAAGTTGGGTAAAAACTCATCCGAAGCCCAATGGAGAGGAATATGATATTTTTAGAGACGGACTAAAAATTTATGTAACTTTAGATTCTAGAATGCAACAATATGCAGAAGAAGCAGTAACCGAGCATATGCAAAACTTGCAGCATTATTTTTTTAAAGAGCAAAAAAGAAATAGAACAGCTCCTTTTTATGATATTGAAAAAAGCGATATTGATAGAATTCTAGAACGTGCCAAGAAAAATTCCGATAGATATAAAAGGCTAAAACAAGCAGGTAAATCCTCTAAATATATAGATGAGGTTTTTAAGAAAAAAACTGCTATGAAAGTGTTTTCTTATAAGGGAGATTTAGATACAATTATGTCTCCTTTAGACTCTATCAAATACTATAAATATTTTTTGCGTTCTGGGTTGTTATCAATAGAACCACAAACAGGTCATATAAAAGCTTGGGTGGGTGGTGTTAACTACAAACATTTTAAATATGATGCTGTAGAGCAGCAAAAAAGACAAGTAGGATCTACTTTTAAACCATTTGTGTATGCAACGGCAATTAATCAATTAAAAATGTCTCCCTGTGATGAATTTCCGAATGTTCATTATACAATACCAAAAGGTAAATACGGAATTCCTGAAGAATGGATGCCCGATAATTCGAATAATAAGTATGGCGGAATGTTAACATTAAAAGCAGGTTTGGCAGGCTCTGTAAACACCATGTCGGCAAGACTTGTAGATAAAGTAACTCCCGAAAATGTTGTTCGACTCGCAAAATCTGCAGGTATCGAAAGCGATATTCCTGCAAACCCATCTATTGCGCTAGGTGCTGTAGAGCTTTCTTTAATAGAAATGGTTAGCGCCTATGCTACTTTTGCCAATAAAGGTTTGCGCGTAAGCCCAATGATTATTACACGAATAGAAGATAAAAACGGAACAGTTTTAGAAGAATTTACACCTCAAACTCAAGAGGTTTTAAGTGAAGAATCGGCCTATGTAGTGCTAAATTTACTAGAGGGCGTTACCGAATCTGGTTCTGGTGTTCGCTTACGGACTTCTCACACTTCTGGTGGTAAGGCTGTTACAGGTTTTCCATATTACTTTAAAAACCCTATTGCAGGAAAAACAGGTACGACACAAAACCAGTCCGATGGTTGGTTTATGGGAATAGTGCCAAATTTAGCAACTGGTGTTTGGACAGGTGGCGAAGATAGATCTACTCATTTTGCTGGAATTACAAAAGGTCAAGGAGCCACAATGTCTTTGCCATCTTGGGCATTATTTATGCGTAAATGTTATGCGGATACGAGTTTAAATATTAGTATGGAAGAGTTTGAAAAACCAGAAAATTTATCGATTAGAGTAGATTGTGGTGAATTAGCTGATGCCGATAAAAATAAAGAAAAAGACAATCAAATAATTGAAGAAGACACCGATTTTTAA
- a CDS encoding CoA transferase subunit A: MIQKKVANVQEALKGVQDNMTFMLGGFGLCGIPENAIAELVRLNVKNVTCISNNAGVDDFGLGLLLKGKQVKKMISSYVGENDEFERQMLSGELEVELTPQGTLAEKCRAAQAGFPAFYTPAGFGTEVAEGKETREFDGKMYVLEHAFKADFSFVKAWKGDVAGNLIFKGTSRNFNPNMCGAATITVAEVEELVPVGELDPNNIHIPGIFVQRIFEGKEYEKRIEQRTVRKRN; the protein is encoded by the coding sequence ATGATTCAAAAAAAAGTAGCAAATGTGCAAGAGGCATTAAAAGGAGTTCAAGATAATATGACTTTTATGTTGGGCGGTTTTGGTTTGTGTGGAATTCCAGAAAATGCCATTGCAGAGTTAGTTCGGTTAAATGTTAAAAATGTTACTTGTATTTCTAACAACGCTGGGGTTGATGATTTTGGATTGGGACTCCTTTTAAAAGGAAAACAAGTTAAAAAAATGATATCCTCTTATGTTGGTGAAAACGACGAATTTGAAAGACAAATGCTATCTGGAGAGTTAGAAGTAGAATTGACACCACAAGGCACTTTGGCAGAAAAATGCAGAGCAGCACAAGCAGGTTTTCCTGCTTTTTATACACCAGCCGGGTTTGGAACAGAAGTAGCCGAAGGAAAAGAAACGAGAGAGTTTGATGGTAAAATGTATGTTTTAGAACATGCGTTTAAAGCAGATTTTTCATTTGTAAAAGCATGGAAAGGAGACGTTGCTGGGAATTTAATTTTTAAAGGAACTTCTAGAAATTTTAATCCAAATATGTGTGGCGCCGCAACTATAACTGTTGCAGAGGTAGAAGAATTAGTACCCGTTGGTGAATTGGACCCTAATAACATTCACATACCTGGTATTTTTGTGCAACGCATTTTTGAAGGAAAAGAGTACGAAAAAAGGATAGAGCAGCGAACTGTGCGTAAACGTAATTAG
- a CDS encoding 3-oxoacid CoA-transferase subunit B codes for MLDKNGIAKRIAQEVKNGFYVNLGIGIPTLVANYVRDDIEVEFQSENGVLGMGPFPFEGEEDADIINAGKQTITTLPGASFFDSSMSFSMIRGKHVHLTILGAMEVAENGDIANWKIPGKMVKGMGGAMDLVASAENIIVAMMHTNKRGESKVLKRCSLPLTGVGCVTKIVTNLAVLEVKNNQFHLLERAPGVTVEEIKKATEGTLIVTGEVPEMNLI; via the coding sequence ATGTTAGATAAAAATGGAATTGCAAAAAGAATTGCACAGGAAGTTAAAAATGGTTTTTATGTAAATTTAGGAATAGGAATACCTACGTTGGTAGCAAACTATGTTCGTGATGATATAGAGGTAGAATTTCAATCTGAAAATGGTGTTCTAGGAATGGGGCCTTTTCCGTTTGAAGGTGAAGAGGATGCAGATATTATTAATGCAGGAAAGCAAACAATAACCACGCTGCCTGGAGCTAGTTTTTTCGACTCTTCGATGAGTTTTTCGATGATTCGTGGCAAACATGTACATTTAACCATTTTAGGAGCTATGGAAGTTGCTGAAAATGGTGATATTGCCAACTGGAAAATACCAGGTAAGATGGTAAAAGGAATGGGTGGTGCCATGGATTTAGTAGCGTCGGCAGAAAATATTATTGTAGCAATGATGCATACAAATAAACGCGGAGAATCTAAAGTTTTAAAACGCTGTTCATTACCACTAACAGGTGTTGGTTGTGTTACAAAAATTGTAACAAATTTAGCTGTTTTAGAAGTTAAAAATAATCAATTTCATTTATTAGAAAGAGCACCCGGTGTAACTGTAGAAGAAATTAAAAAAGCTACAGAAGGAACTTTAATTGTGACGGGAGAAGTGCCTGAAATGAACTTAATATAA
- a CDS encoding exodeoxyribonuclease III, with amino-acid sequence MKIISYNVNGIRAALKKGFLVWLQAAKPDVICIQETKAHKDQLDLTAFENAGYPFHYWFSAQKKGYSSVAILCKEKPKNVVYGTGIETMDFEGRNIRVDFDEVSIMSMYLPSGTNLDRLNFKLNYMDEFQDYMNNLRLEIPNLVICGDYNICHEEIDIHNPKMKGVSGFLPEERTWIGNFIKSGFIDSFRYLNPTRQEYSWWSYRANARANNKGWRLDYAMVSAPLKEKISRAYILPEAKHSDHCPIAVELNV; translated from the coding sequence ATGAAAATAATATCCTATAATGTAAACGGAATTCGTGCAGCTCTAAAAAAAGGTTTTTTAGTATGGTTACAAGCGGCAAAACCAGATGTTATTTGTATACAAGAAACCAAAGCTCATAAAGATCAACTAGATCTAACTGCATTTGAAAATGCAGGATATCCTTTTCACTATTGGTTTTCTGCACAAAAAAAAGGATATTCATCTGTTGCAATTTTATGCAAAGAAAAACCCAAAAATGTGGTGTATGGAACAGGTATCGAAACCATGGATTTTGAAGGTAGAAACATTAGGGTAGATTTTGATGAGGTTTCTATAATGAGTATGTATTTGCCTTCTGGTACAAATTTAGATCGCCTAAATTTTAAACTGAATTATATGGATGAATTTCAAGACTATATGAACAACTTGAGGTTAGAAATTCCGAATTTAGTAATCTGCGGAGATTATAATATTTGCCATGAAGAAATAGACATCCACAATCCAAAAATGAAAGGAGTTTCTGGATTTTTACCAGAAGAAAGAACTTGGATTGGTAACTTTATAAAAAGTGGGTTTATAGACAGTTTTCGTTACTTAAACCCTACAAGACAAGAATATTCTTGGTGGAGCTACAGAGCCAATGCCAGAGCCAATAACAAAGGTTGGAGATTAGATTACGCAATGGTGTCTGCTCCTTTAAAAGAAAAAATTTCTAGGGCATATATTTTACCAGAAGCAAAGCACTCAGACCACTGCCCAATTGCGGTTGAGTTGAATGTTTAA
- a CDS encoding lytic transglycosylase domain-containing protein, with protein MKKFIVLLLASSFSMFSQAITDSIPKQITTEDLFSDFDIALIDSLLMDSKYKSPLYQRFSYVLEDSDTINDNEVVLSTEILKERLQHINAKTPFHIAYNPALEKVIKSYLKYRKRYYPALMAKAAYYFPMFEKYLDQYDIPLEMKYLAIVESALDPTAKSRVGATGLWQFMYATGVQYNLKVSSYVDERQDPVLATIAACKYLSNLYDIFGDWDLALAAYNSGPGNVSKAIKRSGGYRNYWNIRPFLPTETAGYVPAFYATMYLFEYQKEHQLVANTPQIRAFETDTIQVKETISFEQISEITGMNLELIQFLNPSYKLDIIPYLPEKKYVLTLPRKNSFQFIENEQAIYALALEDAAKREKPLPKYFEMDKRIRYKVKSGDFLGKIANKFGVRVSDIKRWNRLKNSRLKIGQRLSIYPKKLAFTKQENQKLTKKRSVKNAKKAAFKTYIVQKGDSLWKISKKFKNVSTEEIKKWNNIWGVKILKPGTKLKIYKS; from the coding sequence TTGAAAAAATTTATAGTACTTCTCTTAGCAAGTTCGTTTAGTATGTTTTCACAAGCAATAACGGATTCTATCCCAAAACAAATTACCACAGAAGATTTATTTTCTGATTTCGATATTGCCTTGATAGATAGTTTGTTAATGGACTCTAAATACAAATCTCCATTATACCAGCGTTTTTCATATGTATTAGAAGATAGCGATACAATTAATGATAATGAAGTGGTATTGTCTACAGAAATTTTAAAAGAAAGATTGCAACATATAAATGCAAAAACTCCTTTTCATATTGCGTATAACCCAGCGTTAGAAAAAGTTATTAAATCGTATTTAAAATATCGTAAAAGATATTATCCTGCATTAATGGCTAAAGCAGCTTATTATTTTCCAATGTTCGAAAAATATTTAGATCAATACGATATTCCTTTAGAAATGAAGTATTTGGCAATTGTAGAGTCTGCGTTAGATCCTACAGCAAAATCTAGAGTTGGAGCTACTGGGCTGTGGCAATTTATGTATGCTACAGGTGTGCAGTATAATTTAAAAGTTAGTTCTTATGTAGATGAACGTCAGGACCCAGTTTTAGCTACGATTGCCGCGTGTAAATATTTGTCTAATTTATATGATATTTTTGGAGATTGGGATTTGGCATTAGCGGCTTATAACTCTGGCCCAGGTAACGTTTCTAAAGCCATAAAACGTTCTGGTGGTTACAGAAACTATTGGAATATTCGCCCTTTTTTACCTACTGAAACAGCAGGATACGTTCCTGCATTTTATGCAACTATGTATCTTTTCGAGTATCAAAAAGAACATCAGTTAGTTGCCAATACTCCTCAAATTCGTGCTTTTGAAACTGATACAATTCAAGTTAAAGAAACGATAAGTTTTGAACAGATTTCAGAAATTACCGGAATGAATTTAGAACTTATTCAGTTTTTAAATCCGAGTTATAAACTAGATATTATCCCTTATCTTCCAGAAAAAAAGTATGTACTTACACTGCCTCGAAAAAATAGCTTCCAATTTATAGAAAACGAACAAGCAATATATGCCTTGGCACTTGAAGATGCTGCAAAAAGAGAAAAGCCATTACCTAAATATTTTGAAATGGATAAACGCATTCGTTACAAAGTAAAAAGTGGTGATTTTTTAGGCAAAATTGCCAATAAGTTTGGAGTACGAGTGTCTGATATAAAACGATGGAATCGGTTAAAGAATAGTCGATTAAAAATAGGACAAAGGCTTAGTATTTATCCAAAAAAATTGGCTTTTACCAAACAAGAAAATCAAAAGTTAACCAAAAAAAGAAGTGTAAAAAACGCAAAAAAAGCTGCATTTAAAACTTATATTGTTCAGAAAGGAGACTCTCTTTGGAAAATTTCTAAGAAGTTTAAGAATGTTTCTACGGAAGAAATAAAAAAGTGGAACAATATTTGGGGTGTTAAAATTTTAAAACCAGGAACTAAACTAAAAATATACAAAAGCTAA
- a CDS encoding DUF4837 family protein, which yields MKKIFSIVVVIILFAACKGNDKFVLRQSLGKLNKVMVVSDANDWNGDLGSEIRNSFGELVVGLPQPEPTLSVSQIPPNAFSGMMKASRNILIIGVGEKEQFYIKKDIYAQPQTLVYVYGTSDASVLGMFKKHKKEIIDTFIAGEIAMTQAVFSERLQGVPEFKTLKKLGVSFIIPNNYNVVDDTGDFLWLRHHLTSGIAKTGSNNILVYSIPLEDETKVADSIVSVRNRFGKKYIPGTDEETMYMITEEAYTPFTYETTLDGKKAYETRGKWEVKNDFMAGPFLNYSVIDAKNNRVVVFEGFTYAPSVNKRAFLFELEAIGKSMKIN from the coding sequence ATGAAAAAAATATTTTCAATAGTTGTAGTAATTATTTTATTTGCAGCATGTAAAGGAAATGATAAGTTTGTTTTAAGACAATCTTTAGGGAAATTAAATAAAGTAATGGTTGTTTCCGATGCCAATGATTGGAACGGAGATTTGGGTTCAGAAATTAGAAACTCATTTGGTGAGCTTGTGGTGGGTTTACCACAGCCAGAACCTACATTGTCTGTTTCTCAAATACCGCCAAATGCTTTTAGTGGTATGATGAAAGCCTCTAGAAATATTTTAATTATTGGGGTAGGAGAGAAAGAACAGTTTTATATTAAAAAAGATATTTATGCGCAGCCTCAAACTCTTGTATACGTATATGGTACTAGTGATGCAAGTGTTTTAGGAATGTTTAAAAAGCATAAAAAGGAAATTATAGATACTTTTATTGCTGGTGAAATAGCCATGACACAAGCTGTTTTTTCTGAAAGATTACAAGGAGTTCCTGAGTTTAAAACCTTAAAAAAATTAGGTGTTTCTTTTATCATACCAAATAATTATAATGTAGTAGATGATACTGGAGATTTTTTATGGTTAAGACATCATTTAACCAGTGGTATTGCAAAAACTGGTAGCAACAACATTTTAGTATATTCAATTCCATTAGAAGATGAAACTAAAGTGGCAGATAGTATTGTAAGTGTTCGCAACAGATTTGGTAAAAAATACATACCAGGTACCGATGAAGAAACTATGTACATGATAACCGAAGAAGCCTATACGCCTTTTACCTATGAAACCACACTAGATGGTAAAAAGGCTTATGAAACCCGTGGTAAGTGGGAAGTGAAAAACGATTTTATGGCAGGGCCATTTTTAAACTATTCTGTTATAGATGCCAAAAATAATAGAGTGGTTGTTTTTGAAGGTTTTACCTATGCCCCTTCTGTAAATAAGAGAGCTTTTCTTTTTGAACTAGAAGCAATTGGTAAATCTATGAAGATTAACTAA
- a CDS encoding DUF1761 domain-containing protein has translation MDMNFSVLFISAIIPMFIGFIWYGPLFGNAWMNQMGFTKESLEGTNMVKVLIICYVVSILIASALMQMVIHQMGVYSTLAGEPGFSEGTGSTFSYFQDFLAQYGDRFRTFKHGAFHGILYGLFLVTPILSIQAMFERKGFKYIALNAGYWIVTLAIMAGVIAQWV, from the coding sequence ATGGACATGAATTTTTCAGTGTTATTTATTAGCGCAATTATACCAATGTTTATTGGTTTTATTTGGTATGGCCCTCTTTTTGGGAATGCTTGGATGAACCAAATGGGGTTTACAAAAGAGTCTTTGGAAGGAACAAATATGGTAAAAGTACTTATTATTTGTTATGTGGTTAGTATATTAATTGCATCTGCATTAATGCAAATGGTAATTCACCAAATGGGCGTATATTCTACCTTAGCAGGAGAACCAGGTTTTAGCGAAGGTACCGGAAGTACTTTTAGTTATTTTCAGGATTTTTTAGCTCAGTACGGAGATCGCTTTAGAACATTTAAACATGGTGCATTTCATGGTATTTTGTATGGTTTATTTTTAGTTACACCTATATTAAGTATACAAGCAATGTTTGAAAGGAAAGGGTTTAAATATATTGCCTTAAATGCTGGTTATTGGATAGTAACATTAGCTATAATGGCAGGCGTTATTGCACAATGGGTGTAA
- the trpS gene encoding tryptophan--tRNA ligase — protein sequence MSRILTGVQSTGTPHLGNLLGAILPAVEMANNPENDAYLFIADMHSLTQIKDGKILKENTYSTAATWLACGLDIKKTVFYRQSDIPQTTELTWYLSCFFPYQRLTLAHSFKDKSDRLEDVNAGLFTYPMLMAADILLYDAEIVPVGKDQLQHLEITRDVASRINNSIGETFVLPKAKIAETTKLVPGTDGEKMSKSRNNTINIFLTDKQLRKQIMSIKTDSLSLEEPKNPDTDAIFALYKLIATDTQIAAMRKNYEGGNYGYGHAKQALYELILEKFASIRVKYHHFMENKHEIDAALEIGAKKATITANSVLKRLREKIGY from the coding sequence ATGTCTAGAATATTAACAGGTGTACAAAGTACAGGAACGCCACATTTAGGAAACTTGTTAGGAGCTATTTTACCTGCGGTAGAAATGGCCAATAATCCAGAAAATGATGCATATCTATTTATTGCAGATATGCACTCTTTAACTCAAATTAAAGATGGAAAAATATTAAAAGAAAACACCTATAGTACTGCTGCTACGTGGCTTGCCTGTGGCTTAGATATAAAAAAAACAGTATTTTACAGACAAAGTGATATACCGCAAACCACAGAACTTACTTGGTATTTAAGCTGTTTTTTTCCATACCAAAGACTTACGCTAGCTCATAGTTTTAAAGATAAATCGGACCGTTTAGAAGATGTAAATGCAGGGTTATTTACATATCCAATGTTAATGGCTGCAGATATTTTATTATACGATGCAGAAATAGTACCTGTTGGTAAAGACCAATTGCAACACCTAGAAATAACAAGAGATGTTGCTAGCAGAATAAATAATAGTATCGGAGAAACATTTGTGTTGCCGAAAGCTAAAATTGCAGAAACTACAAAATTAGTTCCTGGTACAGATGGCGAAAAAATGAGTAAATCTAGGAATAATACCATCAATATTTTTTTAACAGATAAACAACTTCGGAAGCAAATTATGAGTATTAAGACAGACAGCTTAAGCTTAGAGGAACCTAAAAACCCAGATACTGATGCTATTTTTGCTCTTTATAAATTAATTGCTACAGACACTCAAATTGCAGCAATGCGTAAAAACTACGAAGGTGGAAATTATGGTTATGGACACGCAAAGCAAGCATTATATGAATTAATTTTAGAGAAGTTTGCCTCCATTCGCGTAAAATACCATCACTTTATGGAAAATAAACACGAAATTGATGCTGCACTAGAAATTGGAGCGAAAAAAGCAACAATTACTGCCAATAGCGTTTTAAAAAGGTTACGAGAAAAAATAGGCTATTAA
- a CDS encoding lysophospholipid acyltransferase family protein, which yields MGFRIHLDKKQSLEKNKSYMICANHASLLDPFVLIAISKNPIVFVGKKELANIPVFGFFYKRTVIMVDRSSAESRKRVFKMAKERLKNGVSMAIFPEGLVPTEEVVLAPFKKGAFSLAIEFKIPIVTQVYFDCKRFFSWNIYKGRPGVLRVKQHKFISTDTLKATQVNDLKEQTFQLIFNDLLADKKYMKDTNRKK from the coding sequence ATGGGTTTTAGAATTCATTTAGATAAAAAACAATCGTTAGAAAAAAATAAAAGCTACATGATTTGTGCAAATCATGCCTCTTTATTAGATCCTTTTGTTTTAATTGCTATTAGTAAAAACCCTATAGTTTTTGTTGGTAAAAAAGAGTTGGCAAATATTCCGGTTTTTGGTTTTTTCTACAAAAGAACCGTAATTATGGTCGATAGAAGTAGTGCCGAAAGTAGAAAAAGAGTTTTTAAAATGGCAAAAGAACGACTTAAAAATGGTGTTAGTATGGCTATTTTTCCAGAAGGTTTGGTGCCAACTGAAGAGGTTGTTTTAGCGCCTTTTAAAAAAGGAGCTTTTAGTTTGGCTATAGAATTTAAGATACCTATTGTTACACAAGTTTATTTTGATTGTAAGCGATTTTTTTCATGGAATATCTATAAAGGAAGACCTGGTGTACTTCGTGTTAAGCAACATAAATTTATTTCAACAGATACCTTAAAAGCAACACAAGTAAACGATTTAAAAGAGCAAACCTTTCAATTAATTTTTAATGATTTGTTAGCAGATAAGAAATATATGAAAGATACCAATAGAAAAAAATGA
- the trhA gene encoding PAQR family membrane homeostasis protein TrhA, with protein MSEKLNYYYEALEEKLNVISHAIGFILSAVAFPSLVYKALDYDGFLKPISFLIYGASLLLLYAASTLYHAAKNPKKRRKLNILDHAAIYVLIAGSFTPFCLVTLGNKPIGFYLFIFIWIFALIGVILKLFFTGKFQKLSTAMYLLMGWQVVFFIKPLIENLSTFNLNLLFAGGFFYSIGAVLYAIKKIPYNHAIFHVFVLLGSICHFIAIFNL; from the coding sequence ATGAGCGAAAAATTAAATTACTATTACGAAGCATTGGAAGAAAAACTAAATGTGATATCTCACGCAATTGGTTTTATACTAAGTGCTGTGGCATTTCCTTCTTTGGTATATAAAGCTTTAGATTATGATGGTTTTTTAAAACCGATTAGCTTCCTAATTTATGGAGCTAGTTTGTTATTGCTCTACGCAGCTTCTACACTTTATCATGCGGCTAAGAATCCTAAAAAAAGAAGAAAACTAAATATTTTAGACCATGCAGCTATTTATGTTTTAATAGCAGGAAGTTTTACGCCATTTTGTTTGGTAACTTTAGGTAATAAACCTATTGGCTTTTATCTTTTTATTTTTATTTGGATTTTTGCTTTGATAGGTGTTATTCTGAAACTTTTTTTTACAGGTAAATTCCAAAAATTATCAACTGCAATGTATCTTTTAATGGGGTGGCAAGTAGTATTTTTTATAAAGCCCTTAATAGAAAACCTGTCTACTTTCAATTTAAATTTATTATTTGCAGGAGGTTTTTTTTATAGTATTGGTGCCGTTTTGTATGCTATTAAAAAAATTCCTTACAATCATGCTATTTTTCATGTTTTTGTACTTTTAGGCAGTATATGTCACTTTAT